A section of the Pan paniscus chromosome 7, NHGRI_mPanPan1-v2.0_pri, whole genome shotgun sequence genome encodes:
- the LOC117978522 gene encoding beta-defensin 131A, with translation MRVLSFVFGVLSLMFTVPPAGSFISNDECPSEYYHCRLKCNADEHAIRYCTDFSICCKLKIIEIDGQKKW, from the exons ATGAGGGTCTTGTCTTTTGTCTTTGGAGTCCTTTCCTTGATGTTCACAGTTCCTCCAG CCGGAAGCTTCATTTCTAATGATGAATGTCCTTCAGAATATTATCATTGCAGACTGAAGTGCAATGCTGATGAACATGCAATTAGATACTGTACTGACTTCAGCATCTGCTGCAAACTGAAGATCATTGAAATTGACGGACAAAAGAAGTGGTGA